A single window of Archangium gephyra DNA harbors:
- a CDS encoding acyl carrier protein — translation MDRNQFEERLLTFIRKLCRENGITADIGQDTALFENRLINSMRIIDLMGFIESELSLEVPEDKLTMNFFRTPRIIADTFCPTGGEAKA, via the coding sequence ATGGACAGGAATCAGTTCGAGGAGCGGTTGCTGACGTTCATCCGCAAGCTGTGCAGGGAGAACGGCATCACCGCCGACATCGGCCAGGACACCGCGCTGTTCGAGAACCGCCTCATCAACTCCATGCGCATCATCGACCTGATGGGCTTCATCGAGAGCGAGCTCTCGCTGGAGGTGCCCGAGGACAAGTTGACGATGAACTTCTTCCGCACGCCGCGGATCATCGCCGACACGTTCTGCCCCACCGGTGGGGAGGCGAAGGCATGA